CATGCCGACGTCATTTAAATGACGGTATCTTATTATCTGAGACCGTAAATCGGAGCAAGTTGTGCTTCGGATGGCAGAGTCATGTATTCTTCTCCACGGGGGCCGATGTATCCGCGTCCGGTTTTGATGAGACGAACACGGGTTACGGAGCCGTTGGGGTTGGTGATCAGAACCTCTTCCGTATTCATCTGGTTTTCCAGTGCGGAAAGTCGCTGGTTGGTATAGTCAGCACTCTTTCCGTAGGCATTGCCTGCTGTACCGCCCAGGGCGGCACCGATGGCTGCTCCCAGAGCCTGATTATGGCCGTCGCCCACATTGTTTCCGATGATGCCGCCTAGAATGCCGCCGAGTATGGCGCCGCCAGCGGTTCCCTGCATTTCTGTCTGTCCCATTTGACTGGGTGATGCACAGCCGGAGAGGGCTAGTCCCAGCGCGGTAATGGCTGTGAATTTTCCAATATATTTGATCATGACCGCATTCCTTCCTCTTGTTTGGTTGCTATGAAAAAAACTAATCCTAGGATAACCAACGTATCCTCGATCTGTTTTATTGTACATGACGACTGGAAATTTGTGCAGTTATAAATATCCCCGGTAGCGCAATAGAATGGTCTGGACATATCGTTTGGTGGTCGGGAAGGATATGGCATCCACAAATGCAGCCGGTGTATGCTCTTCCATGGGAACCCAGCGCAGTACATTACGACGGCCCGCATTGTATTCCGCCAGCGCATAGGGCAGGGGATTTTCATAATTCTTTGCCCAGCGGCTGACCGCTCGCGAAAGGTACCAGCACCCGATTTCAAGATTTTTGGCCGGTTTGAACAAATCCGTGAGCGGGAACGATTCGATTTTATGGATGCGCGCCCAGTCCTGTGCGGCGGGAACAGAAACCTGCATCAGACCGATTTCACCTGATGTACCCACGCATTCGGCATTGAAGCGGCTTTCTGTATAGATAAGCGAGGTGATCAGTCCCGGATCCAGCTGATGATTCTGGGCGGCCGTGACAATTAAATGGTCGAAAATATGCAGTTTGCGTACGTACAGTGCACAGCCGCACAAAAATATGACAATAGCTAAAACCAGATTCCAGTATATGACCGATCTGGCCTGTCGATGTGTGATCATTCCCATTATATTTGTTATCAAGTGATTAAAGAATTGTTATCCAACCATCGTGCTATAATATGCGCGATGCTGTTGAAATGAAAGGATGGATTAGTGAAGAAGTGTATTGTGTGTGCTGGTTGGCTCTGCTGGATGGCTTGTGCGGGGGTGGTGTGTGCCGCAGAGGCGGAATGGACGGTTTGGAAGCACTGTCGGCTGGTGCCCAATGAATCGGCCAATGACGGGGACAGCTTCTGGATTAACAATGGTTCGCGTGATTATAAAGTGCGCTTATATTTCGTGGATACGCCAGAATCAGAAAAAAAGGAGTCATGGGCTGCGCAGCGGCTTCTGGGTCAGGCGGAATACTTTGGCGTTTCCGGTGATAAAGAGTATGCCTATAAAAAAGGGGTCGAAGCCAAGCGGTTCACACAAAAGCTGCTGGATGGGCAAAAAGAGGGATTTACTGTATATACCCGTTTCCGCGACGCGATGGGACGGGGCAAAGGGCGTTACTACGCCATGATCGAGATCGAAAATAAATATCTCTCAGAATACCTCGTGGAAAAGGGACTGGCTCGTCTCAACAAACGAAACAGCATTACGGATCCCCTGCCTGATGGTCAGAGCAGGAAAACCTTTGAACGTCATCTGCGGCTGCTCGAACGAGAAGCGAAACAGCAGGGACTGGGCGGCTGGGAAAAAAGGCATTCTCGACTTCCTGCTGATCAATTGCTTAAACAAAGACAGCAGCATATCGCAGCCGTAGATACCGACAAACTGCTGCCTTTTGTGGGTCGTGTGGTTTCACTGCGGCACACAACAGTCTTGTATTCTACCAAAAATCCAGCTAAACGGGTGCTCAAGATTAACGATACGGTTCGTGTAAAAATCATGGCGGTGGAAGACAACGGTATGCTGCGGGTACGGTGTAATCCGGTTGAAGGAAAAATCTATGAGGCATTATGCAAAGCAAGCGATCTGGAACTGCGCTGATGATGGTTTGTATTCGTCGCGCAGGGGGATGCGCCCGTGAAAAAGCAGCATCGTGTACGGGTTTTGATCAATCGCAATTCCGGCCTGCCGATGATGGTCGGCCCGCTTCAGTCAGCGATTGAACGGCACTGGTATAGTTCCACACAGGATATCTCTTATCAGTACAGCCATTCCATCGAAGACGGTCGCGCAAAAACCCAGCGTGCCATTGCCGAAGGCATCGATACGGTTTTAGTTGTGGGTGGCGACGGGATGGTGCATTCCATCGGAGCCGTTCTCATCGGTACGGACGTGGCGCTGGGGGTGATTCCCACAGGCAGCGGGAACGGTTTTGCCCGTCATTTCGGTATTCCGCTCATTCCGGAAAAGGCCGTGCGTGCATTGGTCGATGCCGATAGAAAGCCCATTGACGTGGGCTATGCCAACAAACAGCCCTTTTTTGTGACGTGCAGTATGGCATGGGATGCGGCATTGGTGCAGACGTTCGAGAAATCACCGATTCGCGGGATTATTCCCTATGTATTTTCTGCCGTGTATGAGTATTTCGGGTATGACCCCGATCCATTCACCTTCATTATCGACGATGATGAAGAATTTTATGTGGAAGATCCCGTAGTGGTTACCGTGGCCAATCTGACGCAATACGGAGGAGGTGCGCAAATCGCACCGCGTGCACGTTCGGACGACGGGTTTCAGGAACTGACTATTATTCGTCGTCGCGATATGCCGAAGCTGGTTTCACAATTAACGAGACTGTTTGACGGCACATTGGAGTTTGTTCCGGAAGTGATTACGCGGAAATTTAAAACCATGAAAAGCATTCGTTCCAGCAAGGGTCCCGTGCAGATGGATGGCGAGATGATCGGTACGCACAAAACCATGCAGTTTGAAGTAAAATCCAGAGCCCTCAATGTGCTCGTTCCGAAGCACAGGAAGAATAAACGGAATGCGCCGATATACTGATTTCTATTCAGCGGCGGTCGGTTGCATGATCCGGATTTTCTATTTGATAAATACCCTCATAACCATTTGACATTTCAGGTCGGTGTGGTACTAATTGCCGCTTAGCTAAAACAATTTATGACCAAATTATATAATTAAAACAGGAGTTTGATATGTCAAAACATCCCAGCCTAAAATCAAGCGGTACGATTAAAGCGAAAAGAAACGTACTTAAACGTTTCGAGCGTATTGATATCTTACGCGCCAATGGTAAGTGGAAAGAAGGCGAAAAAGCTATTGGCCTGCCGAAAACAAAGCCGGTTGACTAATCTGATTCGTCTTCAGAAATATCTCGCCGACAGCGGTGTTGCCTCTCGCCGGGCATCCGAAAAGCTGATTACAGCCGGACGGGTTACGGTGGATGGACTGGTTGTCACTGAACTGGGCGTTAAAATTGAATCTGGCCGACAGGTTGTACGTTTCGATGGAGAAATAGTACGACCGAGTTCGGTCTTTTTTTATTATCTCATGCATAAGCCCCGAGGATTCGTTTGTACCGCATGCGATGAGAAGGGGCGTAAAACCGTATATGATCTGCTTCCGTCCTGTGCGGCCCGGTTGAATTACGTGGGGCGCCTGGACTGCGACAGCGAAGGATTGCTGCTGTTTACCAATCACGGGGAGCTCTTGTACCGCCTGACGCATCCCCGTTATCACATCGCTAAGAAATACCACGCGTATTGTGACCGTGCATTAACTGCCGCCGATGAAGCGGCCTTGCTGCGAGGCGTCCATGATGCAGGGGATATCCTTTGTGCACTCACTTGCAGGCGTTTGGATGTCTCCGGTCTGCACGGCTATGAAGTTGTGCTTGGTGAGGGGAAAAATAGGCATATTCGCCGCATGTTTGCCTGTCTTGGCGTCTCTGTTCAGCGTCTTATACGGGTGGAAATGGGAACCATGCGGCTGAATGGGCTACGCTCCGGTGAGGTTCGTCCGCTCAATGAAGCGGAAATTCATCGCCTGCTGCAAGCCACGGGCTTATAACGAGGGGCCCTTTCATGCAACCTCGCATAGCCTGAAATACAGGTTCTAAAAGTGGCTGTCTACCAGCGGATCATTAGACCGATGTTAATGGAAGGGCCGTTGAAGGAGAGATCTTTGACGCGCTGTGTTGCCGTAGACACAATAATCTCGTTGGCATCCACGGCGCGATACATTCCTTCGACCAGCAGCGTGATCCGGGTGGCGTTTTGCAGCGCGGGATTGTTTTTAAGCACAATTTCGATTGCGGCATTGCAAAAATAACCGATTTCATCTCCGGCACCGGCATCATGCGACGTTCCGTCGGACGCATAGGTTTCCCCGTCATTAATCCTGACATCCCGTTGTCAGTGCGCTTGTTCTTGAGTGCCGCCAACCGCAATCAGGAAGATGTTTCTGTGTCCAGTAGCGTATCGGCAACATGGGCGACTTGGAGGACGGTCAGAGCAGTGCCTTGAAAGCCTCTGCATACGAAGGGGATGTCGTTGGCTGAGCATTCCGTTTGCATGTGCCGCAGGAATCCGATGCCGGAGCTATCGATAAAGGCAACGTCCGATGCATCAATGATAAGTTCATGCAGATGATGCGCTTGTCTGAGCCACTCATCGTGAAACTGGATGCGGTAATCTGGAACATGAACGGCGGTTAATTCGGAGGGGAGATGGACGTGGAGGGTCGGCGCTTCCGGGGTGTTGGTCGCCGGTTTGGTTGTGATGGTGAAGCCGTGGGTGTGACGATGCCGGGATAGCAGCTCGGCAAGGGATTCTTTGTTTTCGGGCATGAGGACGTAGTTTTCCAGGTGATAAAGAGTTATCAGCCGTCGGATACGCGAGCCTATGCCCACAAGATAGGTCGCGCGGTTCTGCCGGATATAATCGATGAGCTCTCCGAGCTCGGCGCTGTCAAGCCATTGGCAGGAGGATGCATTGATCACCATGGGTTCGTCTGTTGCCAAATGGGCAGGAAGAGGCCATGGAGTACACCGGACGGGCAGCGTCTTTAGTACGTCATCCGTCCAGTAGGTATCGGGAACATTGGGTTCTTGGAGCAGGGTTTTCAGCTCTTTACGCAATTGCATAAAGAAACGAATATTTTTTATATAGCGCCCGGCCAGTCGTTTGGGGTTGGTTCCGAGGCGCCAGAGCCATTCCATATTGATGTGCTGCACCCAGCGGGGGGCCCGGATTTGTGTTCCGGCCAGAAAGTCAAAGGTTCCCCCGATGCCGATGGCTACAGGAATGTTCCATTCGCGAAAATGCATATTGATCCATTTTTCCTGTTTGGGTGCGCCAAAGGCGACCAGCAGGATGTCGGGTCTGGCGATCTCCAGTCGTTTCAGGATCTCCGCGTGATCCATGTCCAGCAGAGACGCCAGGGGCGGGGAATAACAGCCCGCCACGGTGAGATTTGGATGTATTTTGCACAGGAGCCGGGCGGCTTTGTCTGCAACACCGGGAGCCCCGCCCAGAAGAAAGACGGAAAAATTATTTGTGGCGGCCATGCCCGCAATAAGGGGAACCAGATCGCTGCCGGTTACGCGCCCTTTTAGTGCGGGACCCACGCCGGCCGATTCTTTTACGATGGGTGCTCCGTCGGCGACCACGAGGCCGGCTTCAATGAGAATGCGTTGCAGTTCCGGATCCTGCCAGGCCTGCATGATAAAATCCATGTTGGCGGTGGCAATATAGGTTGGCTGACGGCTTTGAATCCGGCAGTGAATCCAGTTCAGTGTTTCCAGAAAGGTGACGTTTCCAAAGGGAACACCCATAATGACGCAAGTTTGCGGGGATCGTTTACATGGTTCCATTATTTTTCCCTGGTACATGTGAATTTCGTATTGATACCGCTTTCCGCTTTCTGCCGGTCCAGCATCTGCTGAATCCGTTTGTTCGCGAAATGAATGGTCGTATTGGACGGCTTTACTTCAGCGAATAAACGTCGCGTAAATGATTCAGCCAGTTTTGTGTTGGGCTGTACAGCAAAAAGATAGCTTCCGATAAAAGTACCGAGCATGATCCCGATTTTTCTGGGATTGCTTCTGGGATTTTTCATTTGTCGGGTCAACTCGAAGTCCAGTCGCACCGGTCTGCCGTGCGATACCACGAAGTTGGGCAGACGGTGATCAATATCGATTAGACCCATTTTGATCATGCTTGCCGTGGATCGAATCATGGCTCTTTCAAAAACGGCCAGTTCATTGGTTTTCAATTCCCGCAGCAGGCGTTTGATGTATTCCGTGACATCATGGCATTCACCGAGATCGCCCATGATGATGGCTTCTGTAAAGCGATAGCCGGGACCCAGCTCCAGATAACTGTAGGGGTAGGGTGCTTTGATTCCGGCTTTATGCATGAGCTGCAGGGTGGACCATTCTTTCCATGCAATATTTGTTTTGGTATAGCGCCGCAGGGAGCCCTTCCAGCTGGGGCGGTTCCATAGTTTTATAATAACAGAAGAGGGGGAACTGAAAGAAGTCCGGGCAACAAGGACATCGTTTCCTCGGGTCTTAAGGGTTTCATAAGTCACGGTTTCGCGACAGATGGCACAGGCCAGGCGTCGGGCAATCGTTGGTGTCATACACGTCTCCGCTGTTTTAAAAATCGGTAAATAGTCCACGTTGCGGCCAGACAGGGTACTGCGGCCAGGGCCATATAGAGCAGTAGCAGTCCCCATTCCGGCATGGTTGTTTTCGCTGTAAAAAGCAGTCCAATAGCGGATAGCGTATAGAGGAACAGTATAGCGGAAAAGACGCCGCTCTGAATGAGTACAGCCCGACGTTGAAAGGGTAGCCGGGTCACTAAATAGATTAGCGCGCAGCCATTGCCGCAGGCCATCCCGATGATAAATCCGGGAAGCTGTCCGAGCGTATAGCCGACGACGGCCAGTCCCATACCGCAGGTGGAAATGATGTTGGCGATCAGCAGGGCGCGTGCTTTGCCAAGTGCCAGCGGGATGCGGTCGATGCTGGATACGAGAATGGTGGACCAGGTATACAGTGCCAGCCAGCGGGAAATGGTTCCGGCTTCTGTATAGCGTGCATCATAAAGCAGGTGAAAAAAAGCGGGGGAAAAAATGGCAAACGCGGCACAGACGGCACCGCCGGCCCATAGAACGATGTGTCGTCCCTTCAGGCATAATTCCATGAGACGTTCGGGGCGTTCCTGATAGCGTGAGATGACGGGATACATGACGTTGCTGCTGAGGCGCGTCGATGTTTGAATCGCCACGCGGGCCAACGTCAGGCCAATGCTGTAGAGTCCCAGTTCGGTCAATGTCAGCATGCGTCCCAGCATCAATCTATCCAGATGCGTGGCCAGAAAGCTGACAATGGTGCTGAGGAAAATCCACGATCCGAACCGGGCCAGATCATGCAGCGTTTCTTTATCCCATGCAAAGCCGTCGCGCTCCCCTGGATTCATGTGGTGGCTGAGGGCCATGCGCGCTAGACTGAAGGCCAGGCCACCTGCCACAAGTGCCCATACAGAACGATGCATCCAGGCCCATCCGATGGTCACTGCGAGGGATATCAGTTGCGGAATCAGATCAAGCACGGTGATCCGCGCCATGTCCATTTTCCGATTCAGGGTGAAGAGGGATGTGGAATTAAAGCCGCCGATGAATGCCGTGAAACCGGTTATCGGCAGTAGCCAGAGCAGTTGTCCTGCGGCGGGATCATTGGCCGCAAAAAAGCGGGATGTGGGATAGGCCATGAGAATACAGATGAGCCAGAGTCCACAGCCGCGCAGCACCTGGATCGTCCATGACGTGCGTAGGAACAGTGGTTCATGTCCCCGTGGATTTTGAATGATGGCCGGCCCGATGCCCATGTCGGAAAACATTTGTAATCCCTGCATAAAGACATTGACCAGTGCCATTAATCCAAAAGCGGCTGGAAACAGCATGCGCGCCAGAATCAGATTGCTGATCAGGCGCAGAACCTGTGATGCTCCGTAGCCGGCCATGGTCCATGCCGCGCCGGTGACGGCACGGTTTTTCAGTTCGCGATTGGATATATCGAAGTGACTGTTCATTACAGTGCTGCGGATCCGGATGTGCTGCGGGGCGTTGCCTGGAG
This is a stretch of genomic DNA from Spartobacteria bacterium. It encodes these proteins:
- a CDS encoding glycine zipper 2TM domain-containing protein, with amino-acid sequence MIKYIGKFTAITALGLALSGCASPSQMGQTEMQGTAGGAILGGILGGIIGNNVGDGHNQALGAAIGAALGGTAGNAYGKSADYTNQRLSALENQMNTEEVLITNPNGSVTRVRLIKTGRGYIGPRGEEYMTLPSEAQLAPIYGLR
- a CDS encoding lytic transglycosylase domain-containing protein, whose protein sequence is MGMITHRQARSVIYWNLVLAIVIFLCGCALYVRKLHIFDHLIVTAAQNHQLDPGLITSLIYTESRFNAECVGTSGEIGLMQVSVPAAQDWARIHKIESFPLTDLFKPAKNLEIGCWYLSRAVSRWAKNYENPLPYALAEYNAGRRNVLRWVPMEEHTPAAFVDAISFPTTKRYVQTILLRYRGYL
- a CDS encoding small basic protein → MSKHPSLKSSGTIKAKRNVLKRFERIDILRANGKWKEGEKAIGLPKTKPVD
- a CDS encoding rRNA pseudouridine synthase; the protein is MVSGKKAKKLLACRKQSRLTNLIRLQKYLADSGVASRRASEKLITAGRVTVDGLVVTELGVKIESGRQVVRFDGEIVRPSSVFFYYLMHKPRGFVCTACDEKGRKTVYDLLPSCAARLNYVGRLDCDSEGLLLFTNHGELLYRLTHPRYHIAKKYHAYCDRALTAADEAALLRGVHDAGDILCALTCRRLDVSGLHGYEVVLGEGKNRHIRRMFACLGVSVQRLIRVEMGTMRLNGLRSGEVRPLNEAEIHRLLQATGL
- a CDS encoding WecB/TagA/CpsF family glycosyltransferase — protein: MYQGKIMEPCKRSPQTCVIMGVPFGNVTFLETLNWIHCRIQSRQPTYIATANMDFIMQAWQDPELQRILIEAGLVVADGAPIVKESAGVGPALKGRVTGSDLVPLIAGMAATNNFSVFLLGGAPGVADKAARLLCKIHPNLTVAGCYSPPLASLLDMDHAEILKRLEIARPDILLVAFGAPKQEKWINMHFREWNIPVAIGIGGTFDFLAGTQIRAPRWVQHINMEWLWRLGTNPKRLAGRYIKNIRFFMQLRKELKTLLQEPNVPDTYWTDDVLKTLPVRCTPWPLPAHLATDEPMVINASSCQWLDSAELGELIDYIRQNRATYLVGIGSRIRRLITLYHLENYVLMPENKESLAELLSRHRHTHGFTITTKPATNTPEAPTLHVHLPSELTAVHVPDYRIQFHDEWLRQAHHLHELIIDASDVAFIDSSGIGFLRHMQTECSANDIPFVCRGFQGTALTVLQVAHVADTLLDTETSS
- a CDS encoding polysaccharide biosynthesis protein produces the protein MNSHFDISNRELKNRAVTGAAWTMAGYGASQVLRLISNLILARMLFPAAFGLMALVNVFMQGLQMFSDMGIGPAIIQNPRGHEPLFLRTSWTIQVLRGCGLWLICILMAYPTSRFFAANDPAAGQLLWLLPITGFTAFIGGFNSTSLFTLNRKMDMARITVLDLIPQLISLAVTIGWAWMHRSVWALVAGGLAFSLARMALSHHMNPGERDGFAWDKETLHDLARFGSWIFLSTIVSFLATHLDRLMLGRMLTLTELGLYSIGLTLARVAIQTSTRLSSNVMYPVISRYQERPERLMELCLKGRHIVLWAGGAVCAAFAIFSPAFFHLLYDARYTEAGTISRWLALYTWSTILVSSIDRIPLALGKARALLIANIISTCGMGLAVVGYTLGQLPGFIIGMACGNGCALIYLVTRLPFQRRAVLIQSGVFSAILFLYTLSAIGLLFTAKTTMPEWGLLLLYMALAAVPCLAATWTIYRFLKQRRRV